In Festucalex cinctus isolate MCC-2025b chromosome 21, RoL_Fcin_1.0, whole genome shotgun sequence, one genomic interval encodes:
- the fmn1 gene encoding formin translates to MFLSGLVSLEGIRSRDFHMLKCHQTAVTEGERLLLPREKGSYSFWQRAVARNSNYNTQLLLHGSQNTGTISRYLRLLNIIMKGTDASLRLCFPINEMSVVSLGRGPASPSNEPQDHHPELNCFYTEAGQVETDKFRFADWSELVWLKEWLQLCSDYRTFVNMGNRQGMRIETKVDSLAKSNGIQRSNRRPGGFVYSDRTLLNLKGTPTSLQQTTKFRKLSTSSPTNEDSLEEERHFTCASAILRQEQDEKDDGQMDLKQSWRANLSAKEISRLNRKYPFSSREDEIFPSVSETDLSEYDDICPIFDWEPTEDMNRNALQSKVSSQNEDVLLGQSSWATTAARVTRKIEEVEGIIRRVSLTSSSLIKRNGNARDESLRRLQIQTRDKEYEGDSARLLDELRCLCEELSESLQRALRMEGENKEWLSLCVQREHKIAYKNNRLESMSGSIISTVPNNSLSSCLSTSSGIPNRSSTSPSNATALTWGHNQLDEDICDQHALWTSSAKDSWSEKESLDWANHRWREETQTHRCLSESGFGEDDLLSSDEALQKPEDFWQQELEESLSFCRWFSHPSRPKLVDFLRITAPEDDISRTPTPVFPGLRSETTSPIEEERTPGRLQAVWPPPRDEKVGLKYTEAEHQAALLQLKRECKEEVEKLQEDFSKELSQLRLENEVTVSRLERTLAELQAKLSLRRGELRDAAVSTQEDTFPRKAFRAVCIQTDRENFVKSDGDAKGSECSQNQQRVTPKTLDLASIGSSLAGRREGGPPCPSYGHHVQTLKSPLPPPPPPPPPPPAPFMSAAVPPPPPPPPSMISHVTPPMPPSLSATPRKPVVEPSCPMKPLYWTRIQIEDNKNNTLWNVLEEPQLTNAVEFEDLFAKTTTQLKRKPLVDNYEKKTKARKIIKLLDGKRSQAVGILISSLHLEMKDIRQAVLTVDNSVVDLETIEALYENRAQPEELEKIKTHYNTSKEEEVKHLDKPEQFLYELSQIPDFAGRARCIIFKAAFNDGVASIQHKLDVIASVCEALLEKNGVKEVLGLILALGNHMNGGNRIRGQADGFGLEILPKLKDVKSKDNRISLVDYLVSYYLHNVDKNAGTDKSTFPLPESQDVFLAAQLNFDDLTAELRKLGRDLAGCEKDVQKVCSDSPEEHLQPFKDRMETFLLSARKEQVGASYQLMTAQKSFQDLCVYFGLKPKTGEKEVTSSHFFMLWFEFCADFKARWKRENRNFAKERLKEAQQSVRRITSEKKVETRKIIPNSLKERLRQKEANMNSV, encoded by the exons GGCAGCGGGCAGTTGCTCGCAACTCGAACTACAACACTCAGCTGCTGCTGCATGGAAGTCAAAATACAG GAACCATCAGCCGATATCTGCGACTCTTAAATATCATTATGAAGGGCACCGACGCTTCTTTGCGCCTCTGCTTCCCCATCAATGAGATGAGCGTTGtgagccttggcagaggtccaGCTTCCCCTTCCAATGAACCTCAAGACCACCATCCTGAACTAAACTGCTTTTACACCGAGGCGGGTCAGGTGGAGACGGACAAATTCCGGTTCGCCGACTGGTCTGAGTTGGTGTGGCTGAAAGAGTGGTTGCAGCTGTGCTCGGACTACCGGACCTTCGTGAACATGGGCAACCGGCAAGGGATGAGGATCGAGACAAAGGTAGATAGTTTAGCAAAATCCAATGGGATCCAGAGATCAAACAGAAGACCAGGTGGGTTTGTTTACAGTGATAGAACTTTGCTTAACCTCAAGGGGACACCCACATCTCTACAACAGACTACAAAGTTTAGAAAGCTATCGACAAGCAGTCCTACAAATGAGGACTCACTTGAAGAAGAGAGGCACTTCACTTGCGCGTCTGCCATTTTGAGGCAAGAACAGGATGAAAAGGATGATGGTCAAATGGACTTGAAGCAGTCATGGAGAGCAAATCTTTCCGCCAAAGAGATTTCCCGTCTCAACAGAAAATATCCTTTCTCAAGCAGAGAGGACGAAATTTTTCCGTCTGTCTCGGAGACAGACCTCTCTGAATATGACGACATCTGCCCCATTTTTGATTGGGAACCAACTGAAGACATGAACAGAAACGCGCTACAATCAAAGGTCAGTTCTCAAAACGAAGACGTTCTTCTGGGACAGTCTTCTTGGGCAACAACTGCAGCACGTGTAACGAGAAAGATTGAGGAGGTGGAAGGTATCATCCGCCGGGTGAGTCTCACCAGTTCCAGTTTGATCAAAAGAAATGGAAACGCAAGAGATGAGTCTCTGCGTCGCCTCCAAATCCAGACCCGAGACAAGGAGTACGAAGGCGACAGCGCTAGGCTGCTCGATGAGCTCCGTTGTTTGTGCGAGGAGCTGAGCGAGAGTCTTCAACGAGCCTTGAGGATGGAGGGAGAAAACAAAGAGTGGTTGTCACTATGCGTCCAAAGAGAACACAAAATAGCATATAAGAACAATCGCTTGGAATCAATGAGTGGTTCTATCATTTCAACAGTGCCCAACAACTCCCTGTCAAGCTGTTTGTCAACAAGTAGCGGAATACCCAACAGGTCCTCAACATCTCCCAGCAACGCCACTGCGCTCACATGGGGACACAATCAGCTTGACGAGGACATCTGCGACCAACACGCGCTGTGGACAAGCTCAGCCAAGGACAGCTGGAGCGAAAAGGAGAGCTTAGATTGGGCCAATCACAGATGGAGAGAGGAGACGCAGACGCACAGATGCCTCAGTGAATCTGGCTTCGGTGAAGATGACCTGCTTTCTTCAG AcgaagctctgcagaaaccggAAGACTTCTGGCAGCAGGAGTTGGAGGAGTCTCTGTCGTTCTGCAGGTGGTTCTCTCATCCCTCCCGACCCAAGCTCGTTGACTTCCTGCGCATCACCGCCCCCGAGGACGATATCAGTCGGACGCCAACTCCCGTGTTCCCAGGGCTTCGG TCTGAAACAACCAGCCCAATAGAAGAAGAACGAACTCCTGGACGTTTACAAGCTGTCTGGCCTCCACCCAGAGATGAGAAAGTTGGTCTGAAGTATACCGAAGCAG AGCACCAGGCAGCTCTCCTGCAGTTGAAACGAGAATGCAAAGAAGAAGTGGAGAAGTTACAG GAGGACTTCAGCAAGGAACTCTCTCAATTAAGGTTAGAAAACGAGGTGACGGTATCCCGTCTGGAACGCACCCTGGCTGAACTTCAGGCCAAGCTCTCCCTCAGACGCGGCGAGCTCAGAGACGCTGCCGTGTCCACCCAAGAGGACACGTTTCCACGCAAAGCCTTCCGCGCCGTCTGCATCCAAACTGACAGGGAGAACTTCGTCAAGAGTGATGGCGACGCGAAGGGGAGCGAGTGCTCCCAAAATCAGCAGAGGGTGACCCCTAAAACACTCGACTTGGCTTCGATCGGCTCGAGCCTGGCGGGGCGGCGAGAGGGAGGCCCACCGTGTCCGTCTTATGGACATCATGTGCAAACATTGAAATCCCCCCTGCCGCCTCCGCCGCCACCACCGCCTCCTCCGCCGGCTCCGTTTATGTCAGCTGCAGTGCCCCCACCACCTCCACCACCCCCATCCATGATTTCACATGTCACTCCACCAATGCCGCCATCTTTATCTGCGACTCCCAGAAAACCTGTGGTGGAGCCTTCGTGTCCCATGAAGCCTCTGTACTGGACCAGAATTCAGATTGAGGACAACAA GAACAACACACTATGGAATGTTTTGGAAGAACCGCAGCTCACGAACGCAGTTGAGTTTGAGGATCTGTTTGCCAAAACCACCACACAACTCAAGCGAAAACCACTAGTGGAcaattatgaaaagaaaactaaAGCCAGGAAG ATCATTAAACTGCTGGATGGTAAACGCTCTCAGGCTGTGGGCATCCTCATATCAAGCCTCCACCTCGAGATGAAAGATATCCGACAAG CGGTTCTGACTGTGGATAACTCAGTGGTGGACCTTGAGACTATTGAGGCGCTTTATGAAAAT AGAGCTCAGCCAGAGGAGCTGGAGAAGATCAAGACGCATTACAACACATCCAAGGAAGAGGAGGTTAAGCACTTGGACAAACCTGAACA GTTCCTGTATGAGCTGTCGCAGATTCCGGATTTCGCAGGCCGGGCTCGCTGTATCATTTTCAAGGCAGCCTTTAATGATGGGGTGGCGTCCATTCAGCACAAATTGGACGTTATCGCCTCGGTGTGCGAG GCTCTGCTGGAGAAAAATGGCGTAAAGGAAGTGCTGGGACTGATCTTGGCTTTGGGCAACCACATGAACGGCGGCAACAGGATCCGAGGGCAGGCTGACGGCTTCGGTCTGGAGATCCTTCCAAAACTCAAAGACGTCAAGAGCAAG gATAATCGCATCAGCCTGGTGGACTACTTGGTATCATATTACCTTCACAATGTTGACAAG AATGCCGGGACAGACAAGAGTACGTTTCCACTTCCTGAATCTCAGGACGTCTTCCTAGCAGCGCAGCTCAATTTTGATGACCTCACTGCAGAGCTAAGAAAGCTTGGGCGAGATCTAGCAG GATGCGAAAAGGATGTGCAGAAGGTCTGCTCGGACTCCCCTGAGGAACATCTGCAGCCGTTTAAAGACCGAATGGAGACGTTTCTTCTTAGTG CACGTAAAGAACAAGTCGGCGCTTCCTATCAGTTGATGACCGCACAAAAAAG TTTCCAGGACTTGTGTGTGTACTTTGGGCTGaagcccaaaacgggagaaAAGGAGGTGACGTCCAGTCATTTCTTCATGCTGTGGTTTGAGTTTTGCGCTGACTTCAAGGCCAGGTGGAAGCGGGAGAATCGGAACTTCGCTAAAGAAAG GTTAAAAGAGGCCCAGCAGTCAGTCAGGAGGATCACATCAGAGAAGAAAGTGGAGACCCGAAAGATTATCCCAAACAGTCTG AAAGAACGACTGCGACAGAAAGAAGCTAACATGAACTCagtttaa
- the scg5 gene encoding neuroendocrine protein 7B2, translated as MAEMRSGVRSMLLGLLLCLQMGSAPARTVAGSDHVSEADIQRLLHGVIEQLGIARPRVEYPAHQATNIVGPQSIQGGAHEGLQHLGPYGNIPNIVAELAGDNVPKDFSDDHSYPDPPNPCPQGKTAADGCLDNAPDTADFSREFQKHRHLYGTANEYPALMKWNKERLYQKLKGGPKRRKRSVNPYLMGQRLDNVVAKKSVPSFYEEEDGEASTTSETTKATY; from the exons ATGGCGGAGATGAGGTCGGGGGTGCGTTCAATGCTGCTCGGGCTCCTGCTGTGTTTGCAAATGGGCAGTGCTCCGGCCCGCACTGTCGCCGGGTCGGATCATGTGTCTGAGGCCGACATCCAGCGGCTCTTGCACGGCGTCATAGAGCAGCTGGGCATCGCTCGGCCCAGGGTGGAGTATCCCGCCCACCAGGCTACAAATATCGTCGGGccacagagcatccagg gtggtgctcaTGAGGGGCTGCAGCACCTTGGCCCCTACGGAAACATTCCCAACATTGTGGCTGAGCTTGCAGGTGACAACGTTCCCAAAGACTTCAGTGACGATCACAGCTATCCAGATCCTCCAAATCCTTGTCCTCAGGGAAAGACTG CAGCAGACGGGTGTTTGGACAACGCTCCGGACACGGCCGACTTCAGCCGCGAGTTTCAGAAACATCGTCACCTTTATGGTACAGCGAATGAGTACCCGGCTCTGATGAAGTGG AACAAAGAGCGTTTGTACCAGAAGCTGAAGGGCGGaccaaagagaagaaaaagg AGTGTCAACCCATACCTGATGGGCCAGAGGCTTGACAACGTTGTCGCCAAGAAATCAGTTCCCAGTTTCTATGAGGAAGAGGATGGCGAGGCGTCAACCACATCTGAAACTACCAAAGCAACATATTAA
- the grem1a gene encoding gremlin-1a isoform X2, whose translation MMTSRCLLTFPTVLVLLLSTPTSSHAATFQGSFPHPNKSNPEAERCQQPPPISGFISRGMAPASAAAAAVAEEVLESSQEALHVTERRYLRLDWCKTQPLKQTIREDGCLSRSIINRFCYGQCNSFYIPRHIYQDGSAFESCSACVPKTFSTVTYTLFCPGQTPSTRKKRVQRVKQCRCTTINTD comes from the coding sequence ATGATGACCAGCCGGTGTTTGCTGACCTTCCCCACAGTTCTCGTCCTGCTGCTCAGCACGCCGACGAGCTCGCACGCGGCCACCTTTCAAGGCTCCTTCCCGCACCCAAACAAATCCAACCCGGAAGCGGAGCGCTGCCAGCAACCGCCGCCCATCAGCGGCTTCATCTCCCGCGGGATGGCGcccgcctccgccgccgccgcagccgtCGCCGAGGAGGTTTTGGAGTCCAGTCAGGAGGCGCTGCACGTAACGGAGCGTCGGTACCTGCGGCTGGACTGGTGCAAGACCCAGCCGCTCAAGCAGACGATTCGCGAAGACGGCTGCCTGAGCCGAAGCATCATCAACCGCTTCTGCTACGGCCAGTGTAACTCCTTCTACATCCCGAGGCACATTTACCAGGACGGAAGCGCGTTCGAGTCCTGCTCGGCGTGCGTGCCCAAAACTTTCAGCACGGTCACGTACACGCTTTTCTGCCCCGGACAAACGCCCAGTACCAGGAAGAAACGGGTCCAGCGGGTTAAGCAGTGCAGGTGCACGACTATAAACACGGATTAG
- the grem1a gene encoding gremlin-1a isoform X1: protein MPPRFLSASMMTSRCLLTFPTVLVLLLSTPTSSHAATFQGSFPHPNKSNPEAERCQQPPPISGFISRGMAPASAAAAAVAEEVLESSQEALHVTERRYLRLDWCKTQPLKQTIREDGCLSRSIINRFCYGQCNSFYIPRHIYQDGSAFESCSACVPKTFSTVTYTLFCPGQTPSTRKKRVQRVKQCRCTTINTD from the coding sequence ATGCCTCCTCGTTTCCTTTCAGCTTCCATGATGACCAGCCGGTGTTTGCTGACCTTCCCCACAGTTCTCGTCCTGCTGCTCAGCACGCCGACGAGCTCGCACGCGGCCACCTTTCAAGGCTCCTTCCCGCACCCAAACAAATCCAACCCGGAAGCGGAGCGCTGCCAGCAACCGCCGCCCATCAGCGGCTTCATCTCCCGCGGGATGGCGcccgcctccgccgccgccgcagccgtCGCCGAGGAGGTTTTGGAGTCCAGTCAGGAGGCGCTGCACGTAACGGAGCGTCGGTACCTGCGGCTGGACTGGTGCAAGACCCAGCCGCTCAAGCAGACGATTCGCGAAGACGGCTGCCTGAGCCGAAGCATCATCAACCGCTTCTGCTACGGCCAGTGTAACTCCTTCTACATCCCGAGGCACATTTACCAGGACGGAAGCGCGTTCGAGTCCTGCTCGGCGTGCGTGCCCAAAACTTTCAGCACGGTCACGTACACGCTTTTCTGCCCCGGACAAACGCCCAGTACCAGGAAGAAACGGGTCCAGCGGGTTAAGCAGTGCAGGTGCACGACTATAAACACGGATTAG
- the LOC144010837 gene encoding rho GTPase-activating protein 11A-like, translated as MNITDSDAIRLHLQVIHGINVKSVVRKTERIFVSGAKVFGVPLQNLSRTFIPEFGLVPGFLVDTCSFLLERAGTVGLFRKPGSLPRIQTLRTKLNRGESCLSTAFAYDVATLIKQFCRELPEPLIPPEIHVAMLKAQTLDSVQDRTSALQLLSCLLPARNSSCLHYLFDFLSKVTQRCEENLMTSSNLATVFAPCLLPPPNKEELSERRFELRIVVLRTFIEKPQLFGVIPPAVMDSMEFLMSSHFLKDGQSEKEKRHSSKVLWSVKTVPRIQAKSKVRPAVPRRNHESNLGRRPTLRRSAGHETLPNIALFRACVSCEDSSPQAAILDALSLSGKQFSPSRIKRDMRLGLFPGLVQGQEVALPVFTVGKLQLASWSKRISL; from the exons ATGAACATTACCGACAGTGATGCCATTCGCTTGCACCTTCAAGTCATTCATGGAATAAATGTCAAAAGTGTTGTGAGGAAAACCGAGAGAATCTTCGTCAGTGGGGCAAAGGTTTTCGGTGTTCCTCTTCAGAATTTGTCGAGAACTTTTATTCCCGAATTTGGCTTGGTTCCTGG CTTTCTGGTGGACACTTGTTCGTTTCTTCTGGAGCGTGCCGGGACAGTGGGCCTCTTCCGAAAACCAGGCTCTCTCCCTCGCATTCAGACCCTCAGA ACCAAGCTGAATCGCGGAGAAAGCTGTCTTTCCACAGCCTTCGCCTACGACGTGGCCACGCTCATCAAGCAGTTCTGTAGGGAGCTACCAGAGCCTCTAATTCCCCCAGAGATCCATGTGGCTATGCTAAAGGCCCAGACGTTGGACTCTGTGCAGGACAGGACTTCAGCCCTCCAGCTGCTGTCCTGCTTATTGCCTGCCAGAAATTCCTCCTGTTTGCACTATCTGTTTGACTTCCTGTCTAAAGTGACCCAGAG ATGTGAGGAAAACTTGATGACCAGCTCCAACCTGGCTACAGTCTTTGCTCCCTGCCTCCTCCCACCCCCCAACAAGGAGGAGCTATCTGAAAGACGCTTCGAACTCCGTATTGTTGTCCTGCGTACATTCATCGAAAAGCCACAATTGTTTG GTGTGATTCCACCAGCTGTCATGGATAGTATGGAATTCCTGATGAGCAGCCATTTTCTGAAGGATGGACAGTCAGAGAAAGAAAAGAGACACAGCTCGAAAG TTTTGTGGTCTGTGAAGACTGTACCCCGGATTCAAGCGAAGTCGAAGGTCAGGCCGGCAGTCCCTCGGCGAAACCATGAGTCCAATCTGGGAAGAAGACCGACCCTCAGGAGGAGTGCAGGCCACGAGACGTTGCCAAATATTGCCTTGTTTAGGGCCTGTGTGTCTTGTGAAG ATTCATCACCTCAAGCTGCCATCTTGGATGCCTTAAGTCTTTCTGGAAAACAGTTTTCACCTAGTAGGATAAAAAG GGACATGCGTCTTGGCCTCTTCCCTGGGCTGGTCCAAGGACAGGAAGTGGCCTTACCTGTGTTCACTGTGGGCAAGCTGCAGCTGGCATCTTGGAGTAAACGCATTTCTTTATAA